The following are from one region of the Sardina pilchardus chromosome 4, fSarPil1.1, whole genome shotgun sequence genome:
- the LOC134079131 gene encoding E3 ubiquitin-protein ligase TRIM35-like isoform X1 codes for MASKSFTEEDFSCPVCCDIFRDPILLSCSHSICKVCLQTFWETKGSRECPVCRRRSSKEHPPLNLHLKNLCENFLHRPSAGSEVLCSLHSEKFKLFCLEDQQPVCVVCRDSNTHFNHSFIPISEAVEDIKEELKFSLESLRNKLKTFKKVKHIDDQTAAHIKRQTQNTEKKIKEEFEKLYQFLRDEEAARIAALREEEEQKSQMMKEKIEKMSREISSLSDTIRAIEEQMGADDASFLKGYQSNKAVEKVQCTTLQDPERVSGALINVAKHLGNLKFRVWEKMQETVQYTPVTLDPNTAAGRLVLSEDLTSVRRGDEWQQLPDNPERFDEYCDILGYESFNSGTHCWDVEVGENPWWIVGVMTESLQRKGDYTSMSGHLFFCYKDGRYGARSAPKPFSSPTVKRKLQRIRVQLDWDRGELSFSDPDNNTHLHTLTHTFTERVYPFFNTGVSPLRILPVKVTVRVEQAN; via the exons ATGGCCTCTAAATCTTTTACTGAGGAGGACttctcctgtcctgtgtgctgtgataTCTTCAGGgatcccatcctcctctcctgtagTCACAGCATCTGTAAAGTCTGTCTGCAGACGTTCTGGGAAACTAAAGGCTCCAGAGAATGTCCAGTCTGCAGGAGGAGGTCATCAAAGGAACATCCTCCGCTTAACCTCCACTTAAAAAACCTGTGTGAGAACTTCTTACACAGACCTTCAGCAGGGTCTGaggtgctctgcagtctgcacagtgagaaattcaagctcttctgtctggaggaccagcagcctgtgtgtgtggtttgtcgAGACTCCAATACACACTTTAATCACAGCTTCATCCCCATCAGTGAGGCTGTAGAGGATATAAAG GAGGAACTCAAGTTCAGTCTGGAGTCTTTAAGAAATAAATTGAAGACCTTTAAAAAAGTTAAACACATCGATGATCAAACAGCTGCACACATTAAG AGGCAAACccaaaacacagagaaaaagatcaaggaggagtttgagaagctctaccagtttctacgagatgaagaggcggccaggatagctgcactgagggaggaagaggagcagaagagtcagatgatgaaggagaagattgagaagatgagcagagagatctcatctctttcagacacaatcagagccatagaagagCAGATGGGAGCTGATGATGCTTCATTCCTGAAA GGCTACCAGAGCAACAAGGCAGTGGAAAa agtccagtgcacaacactgcaggatccagagagggtttcaggagctctgatcaatgtggcaaagcacctgggcaacctgaagttcagagtctgggagaagatgcaggagactgttcagtaca ctcctgtgactctggacCCCAACACCGCAGCTGGACGACTCGTCCTGTCGGAGGATCTGACCAGCGTGAGACGTGGTGATGAGTGGCAGCAGCTTCCTGacaacccagagagatttgatgagtATTGTGACATCCTGGGCTATGAGAGCTTTAACTCtgggactcactgctgggatgtggaggttggggAGAATCCATGGTGGATTGTGGGTGTGATGACAGAGTCTctccagaggaagggagactaCACCTCTATGAGTGgacatttgtttttctgttaTAAGGATGGTAGGTATGGAGCACGTTCTGCACCAAAGCCTTTCAGTTCCCCCACAGTGAAGAGgaaactccagaggatcagagtgcagctggactgggacagaggagagctgtcattctctgaccctgataataacacacacctacacactctcacacacactttcactgagagagtgtaTCCATTCTTTAACACTGGTGTCTCCCCTCTGAGGATCTTACCAGTGAAGGTCACAGTTAGAGTAGAGCAGGCTAATTAG